The Spiroplasma litorale nucleotide sequence ATTTATTTTTTAATATCTGCTCCTTTAATTTTAATAAGAATATGTGATGTATTTAGAATATACAGTTTAATTAATAATTATGATTTATTTGCTTCTATAATAATGCTAACTTCTTTATTTTTAATATTGAATTTAATTGTTTTTTCTCTAATAATTTCATTTATATTTTTATGTAAAAGTAAAAAAATCAAAATTATAGATAATAATTTTGATTTTGAATTAATTGATAATTTTATTAGTTTCTTAAATTTAAATCATGAATCTAATTATCTTTATGAAAACTTTGTATTTCAAAATTTTTTATTAGTTTCAATAACTTCATACAAAAACGAAAAAACAATGAAGGTTTTTAAATTGTTAAACCAAAAATTAAGAGATAAAAAGAAAAGCACAGTCCCTCCATTATTCGAATTCTAATTTTTTATCTAGTTTTAAAAAAGGAAGGAGAATAATTATATGAAAAAATTATTAAGTTTAATAGCAACAATGGGTATTGTTTCTTCAACTAGTACAATGGTAATTTCTTGTGGAAACTCAACTGATTCAACTGATAGTCAAAATGATAAAACAGACTTATCAAAAATGACAACAAAAGAATTGGGTACATTAGAAGGTAAAACAGATTTACCAACTTTAGATCAAATAGTAAAAGCAATAAATGAAAAAAATGCAAATTATGGTTTAACAACAGCTGATGTTAAATTAGATGGAACTAATTCAGTAAGCTCTGCAAAATTAATTGCAATTGAAACTTCAAAAAAATTTAATGGAAGTGTTACTGTTACATATACATACAAAAAAAATGTAATAAAAGATTTATCAACATTACCAATTAAAGATTTAGGGAACATAAATGGAGTTGGAGATTTACCATCAATTGATGAAGTTTTAGGTCAAGCAAAAGTTAAAAATCCAGAATGAGATCTAAAATATAGCGAAATTGAATTTGATGGAACACCGACAGTTGAAAAAGCTAAAATAAAAGCAAAAAGTGAATCTAATTTATTTAGTGGTACAGTTGAAGTATCATATAAATTCACTAAAGTTGGTAAACGTGATCTTAAGGATTTAAAAGTCAAAGATTTAGGAAATATTATTAGTACACAAGATTTAGTAACTAGTGTAACTTTAGATGAGATAATAACCGCTATTAATTCAAAAAATGATGGATGAATACTTACAACAAAAGATGTTAAATTATCAGGTTCAGCCACAAAAAATAAAGCTAAATTAGAAGCAGTAGAAAACTCTGCAAGTTTTAGTGGAAATGTAGAAGTAAATTATACTTTTAGAATTTGTTTCAATGTATCTATGCTTGAAGATGTTATTAATAAAAATGGTATTGGAGGAGCGGCTAGACCAAATGAACTAAATATTGGTTTTTTAATGGTTCCGAGTTATAAAAAAGCTGAAATAATGAACTCATTTAAAAGATTTGTAGTACCTTTATTGAAAATGGCAGAAATGCTTGGTATTGTAATAAGTTATGATCAAATTTTAGAAGTAGCAAATATTGATTTATTAGACGACCAAGGAAATGTTGTTAATAATGAAACTGGTGCAAAACCAGTTGCTAAAATGAAGTTAAGTGCTAAGGTAGGTAAAGAAAATTCACTTGATGGGGTTCATATTAAAGGTGAGGGGAACATATCTTTAAAAACTCAAAAAGCGGTTAGTGAAATTGCAAAACAAAAAGAGTTGGTAGATATAAAACCTTCTGACTCTACAGATTACACTGTAAAACAAACAATTTTAAATACGTTTTATGAAAAAAATAACATAACTGATGCAAATTTAAAAAAACAATTTGATGTTACAACAAAAACTGAAACTAGTGCAACAATCAACACTGTATTTAACTCTGATTACACTCCTGATAACATTGATGTTACATTTAAAATAGTTTCACAAGAAGAAAACAAAAGAGTAATTTGAGATATTTCAAAAATGTCAGAAAATGATGAAGGTGAATTTGAACCAACAGTAAAAATTACTTCAGAAGAAAAAAACACAACATTGTATACAGAGTTGTTTAATTGCATAACTAATACAAAAGAACAATTTAAAAACTACTGAACTTTTGAATATATGTATGCCTTTACAGAAGGTAAACAAGCAACATATATATTTGATAATCAAGAAAAATATGAAGCTGAATTTGAGGGAACTATAGAAGCTGGTACCTTATCCTCAACTGACTTTATTAAAAAATTTGATACTATATTTGATATAAATATTGATTCATCAAATAGTAAAATTGAATTAAGTGTAAAATCAGGTCAAGAAAATTTTGCATTAAACGGAAGTTTAACATTAAATTATACAAAATAAAATATATAAATTATATATCTTCGTATTGAATAATACGAAGATATTTTTTGTTTTAATTTGATATTGTTTAATTGTATTAATAATTTATGTATAATTTAAATAATTAATATTTTTATAGGAGAAATTATGAAAAAGATACTTACATCATTAGCTTCAATGACTTTAACAAGTTGTTCATTAATATATACTATCTCTTGTGATTCGAATGAAAAAGATAATCAAAATCAAAGCAAACCAGAAACTCCAACAAACCCAGACCCAGAAACTCCAACAAACCCAGACCCAGAAACTCCAACAAACCCAGACCCAGAAACTCCAACTTGAAATAATAAAAATCTATTGATTGGATATTGGTATGATTGAGGCGGAACATATCAAGAAAAAGTTAAATTATCAGACATCAATTTAAGTTATGATGTAGTTAATCTGTCTTTCTTATACACCTCTAAATCTTATGAAATGCCAAGTTTTAGTCCTGTCAACCCAACAGAAGTTAAAGAAGGAGTTAAAAAACTTCATCAAAATAATAAAAAAGTGTTGATATCTATGGGTGGCCAAACTGGAGAAGCAATGAGATTTCGAGAAGATCAAAAAGATAATTTAAAAAATACAATTTTAAATGTAATAAAAGAGTATGAATTGGATGGTTTAGATATTGATTGAGAAGGTAGTTGCCTTGCAGATAGAATTAGTCAAAATGTTACTTCACAAGCACTTATTGAAATTAAAGAACAATGAAAAAAAGAAAATAAAGAGTTTTTTATTACCATGGCTCCAGAATTGCCTTATTTAAAAACATCTACTGAAAACTCTGGAGGAAGTTATATACCATTTTTCAAAAAATTAGATGGTTATTATAATTGGATTAATCCTCAATTTTATAACGGTTGAGCATTTGGTCCTTATGTTGAACAAGAAGAAGCTAGTGAACTTGGACTTGGTTATGGCTCAGTTATAACAAATGATGATAAAGAAAAAAGAGCAGAATTTTATTATCTTATGACTAAATACCTTACTATAAAACATAGCAATTTAAATGGTTTTTATTTGATTGATCCAAATAAATTTGTTTTAGGAGCTTCAACGAACGAACCAGCTGGTAGAGGAGCTGCTAATGAAATTGCAATTAAGCGTACATATGAACTTCTTAAAAAAAATAATATAAAAATAAGAGGTCTTATGACTTGAGCTTTAAATTATGATGCTTATGAAGGTGAAATTGATTCAACTTTAAATGGCAAAGAATACTTTAAAAAATGAAGTTTTGCGAATTGATATCTACAAACTTTTGCAAATCAAAATATTAAATAATCAAATTTAATATATATTAATTATATTTTCATTTCATAAGTTTTAACTTTTTTAAACAAATTCTTACTTATCTAAAAACTATTTTGTTTAGTTTTATTTTTTAAATTAGATTAAATAATTGTATAATTTAAAAAAATAGGAGTAATATGTTTAAAATTAGAATTAATATTATAATTTATATTATTTTTGCTTTTTTGCATATCTTATCATATGCGTTAATAATTTATAGTGAGCAAAAAATAATTGATAATGCACAAAGTAAAAACTGAAATATTTTTTTACTTTTTTGTATTTTATTAATTACATTTATGCTAGTTGCAAGAGTTTTTAATTTATTAAGTAATTTAATCAAAGCCAAATTTATACAACTTTATAAAAATAAACTAAGGGAGTTTATTTCTTTAAAAATAATAGATGATTACAAAAAAGATAAAAATTTCGAAATCCCTATATCATGATATAGCTTAGATGTTGAACAAATAGAACACTCATATTTAAAAGAATTACTAGGCTTTTTGTTTAATTTAATTGGTGTTATCATAGGAATAGTATTTCTTGGACTGTATAATTATAAATTGTTGCTAATAACTATCTTAATTACATTTATAATAATAGTTACATCTATTTTATTTCAAAAAAAAATAAACAAATTAACATTAGAAGTAAGTGAACAGAATAATAAATTTCTTAGTATTGTGAAAGATATTTGTTCTGGTTTTTCTATATTTTGACAAAACTTGATTCTGTTAAAATTTATTCACAATATTAATAGTGAAAGTAAAAAAGTTGAAAATAAAATCAAAAGAAATTACTATATTCAATCCATTCAATCAGAGTCAATTTATACTATTTCAACAACGGCATCAATTTTAATTTTTATATTTTGTGGATATTTATTATATAAAAATGAAATTAGTGTTGGATCTGTTATTGCAATTACTCAGCTATCAGCAACTTTTACTTTTGATTCACAAGCGGCTTTCAGAGGTTTTTTTAAAATGATTTCTGGTAAAAAAATTGTAAATAAGTATTATATGTACAAAAATAATGAAGTTAAAATTAATTATAATATAGATAAAACTTTTGAATTCAAAAGTTTAGAAACAAAAAACTTAGAAATAAAATATAATAATATTAATATTTTAAAAAATATTAATTTGCATATAGAAAAAAAACAAAAAATTTTAATTATAGGAGAAAGTGGTTCAGGTAAAACTAGTTTTATAAAAGTATTTTTAAAAATAATAAATAATTATTCAGGAGAAGTTTTAATAAATGATTTAAATTTAAAAGAAATTGGTGAAAATGAATTGTTTAAAGTGTTTTATTATCATGAACAATTTCCTCATTATTTTAATGATACATTAAAAAATAATCTGACTTTATGAAATGAAAATATAGATAATAAAAAAATAAATAAAGTATTAAAAGATCTTAATTTAAATATAAAAAATGAAAATCTAGACAGTTTTAATGAAGTACAATATTCAGGAGGAGAAAAACAACGCTTATTAATTGCAAGAGCTGTATTGTCTGATAAGGAATTTATGATATTTGATGAACCAACAAGTTCTCTTGATGAAAATAATGCAAATATAGTTTTAAATTACTTAGTTAAATTAAATAAAACTGTAATCATAATATCTCATAAATATGATAAAGAAATAATCAAATATTTTGATAAAGTAGTTAATTTGAATGAATATAAATAAAAACCCATTTTTTATTAAAATTTTTAAGTTATCTAATTAATTTAACTATAAATATATAAATATGAAAAAAAATAACCTAATTTGACCAATGTATATATTTATATTTATTTATAAAAGTTAGATATAAACATAAGAATTTATAATAAAAGAAGAAAAAAATATATTTTTAAAATATTTAAATTATATAAAATGTTACTCTAATCATGTATCAAACATATTAATTTTAAAAGCAGAATAAAATTTTAAATTTCTAAAAAAGATAATTGTTAATGCAAAAATAGAAAAAAAATATTATCTTATTTCAATATAAGTAAAGAGGAAAAAATATTGAAAAAATTAATTACTATATTATCAACAATAGGTTTGACCAGCACATTAACAACAAATATTATTAGCTGTGGGACTGATAGTAATAACACTATAAATGGAGAAGAAAATATTGGAGGTAGTACAACACCACCGGGTGGAGGAGAACAAATTCCACCATCTCCATAAGAAAACTCTAAGTTTAGTAAACCAGTAAAAATTGGGGAATGTGAAATTGAAGATTTTGATGTATTTGCAAATAATGAAAAGGATTGAAATACTATCAATAATACTTATACTAAAGAAATTGAAAATATTAATAAAATAATAAGTGATGCTCAAAAAATGATTGATAGTGGGGATGAAGAAATCAAGAATCAAGGCGAACAAACAAAAGTTTTTGCTGAAGTTTTTTTAACTTTTGATAAAATTACTCAAAGACAAGCTGAATATTATTTACGATTATATAGTTATAATGTAAAAGTAAATTATGAAAGTGATGAAAAATTTATTGAAAGTATTATGGATATTAATAATATTACAGTAGTTGATTTTATAGCTAATTATACTTCTATGCTTTCGAGAGATTTTAGTTACACTTCTCCAATTTCTAGGTTTTGATTTGATTGAGTAATAAAAGGAAAAGTTAAAATTACTGAAAAAACAAAAAATCAAATTGATTATTTATGAACAAAATTATTTTTACATAAAGAACAAAAATTTGCTAAATTAACTGAAATATTAAAGAAAAAAGTCGAAGAAAATAAGATATAATCTTTATTCATATAATAAAATTTGATTATATAAATGTGCAAGTTTAATACTTGGTTTGATAATAGCGACTGTTTGAGATATCTGGTCCAAATAATTATATTTATGTGGCTAATATACTATCAATAGTTGTAGGTTTGTTTTTTGCAAAAGCGAAAAAATAAGGTATAAAACCTATTTTTTTAATGGTTTACATTCTAAAAATTTAAGGTTTTGACACGAAAATTATAAAAGACATGTAAAATTTTATATTTAATTAATTTTATAAGTAGCACATTGAAACTAACAAAAAAAATGTTACCAAAGAAAATAAAATTCTTAAAAGAAAAAATAAAGTGGATAAATAATAAAAATAGACAACCCTAAAGAGACCAAATTATTTAAAATTTTTTTAAATAATTGTTTCTACAGAAAGGGTGTTTTTTTATGCCGAAAATAATAGACAAAAAGATAAAATTATTAGCAATTAAGAAATTTCTTGCTGGTGAAAAAGCTTCTAAAATTGCCGAAGAATTAAATTTAAAAAGTGGGCAACCACAAATAAAACAATGAGTAAAAAGATATAATATTAATGAACTAGAAAGCGAATTAGATTATTCGCCTTGTGAGGTTAATATTTATATAAAAAAAGACATTGAAAACAAGATTCTTAAAGAAGAAAATAAAAAGTTGGAAAAAGAATTAAGTAAACTTAAAAAAGAAAAACTAAAAGATAAGGCTAAAATAAATTTTTTGGAAAAGCGCATGCCTTCTTGCATGAATTTATCGAAGACTCAAATGAAGATAGAAACAAGTAAGAAGGTTTGAAAAAATAACACCTATAACATAATTTATTTTGATGATTCTACTGAATTAAGCATAAAAGATAAATGCAAAGCTTTATTTGTTAATTTTGCTAACTATGCAAAATGAAAAAATAAAAATCAAAAAGAACTATCTGAAAATAAAAAAGTAGAATTAAAAAGAAAATATAACAATAAAGCGATAGACTTAATAAACAAGTTTTCAAAAAAGAATGGATCTTCTGGTTCAAGAAATGTAAGTTCTTGAATTAGAGATGTTTTTAATATTAATATTAGTTACAAAATAATAAATGAATTAAGAAAAAATAAGTTAGTTGATCTAGTTAAAATTAAAAGAGATTCTAAAAGAACCACTCACCAAAGAGGAAACATTGTACCAGACTTAATTAAAAAAGATTTTAGCACACAATATAACTTTCAAAAAATTTGAATTGATGGTTCTTACTTAGACCTTATAATTAAAGGAAAAAAAGTTAAAATATTAGGAGAGTTTGCCTACAATTGATTTAACAGGGAAATGATTGCTTATAATTTTGATTTAACTAAAAATTCAGAAATTGTTAAATAAACTATTTGCGAAGTAATAGAAGTTATTAATAAACATAAGGTTAGCCATTCAATAATTCAAACTGATAGAGGAACCGCAAATACATCTTATGCTGTTAAAAATGTTATTGATTTATATCCGAATGTTGTTTTATCAATGTCTGAGTCAGGATTTAAACATAATGCACCAACAGAATCTTTGAATGGTTGATATAAAGAATGTTTTTTTGCACAATACGGTAATGAATTTAAAAATTTTCAAGAATTCAAATTATTATTCGATCAATTTATAATTAAAAGAAATAACTTGCAAAATTACTTATATAATAAAAAAAGAAACCAAATATTATAAAATATTTCTGGTCTCTTTAGGGTTGTATATTCTATATTTTAAAAAGTATGTTTTTAAGCATATTTTTTTTATTATAATTTAAGAAAAGAAGATGTTGAGATGAGTATATTTGGAGCAGTTGGTTGATTATTAGGAATCCCACCAGCAAAAGATAGGGAAGCTAGAAAAAAATGAAATAGGGAATATGAAACTGTAAAAAGAAAAAAAGAGATAAATATGAAGAATATTTTAAAACTAATTTTTATGATCCAAATGATTTATATAATAAAGGTTTGGCAGGCACAACAGTCTTTGGTTTATTAGAAAGTTCCCCCCTGAATTTGTTTATGAAAACAGTCCTTATTTAGATAAAGTAATCGATAAATATATTGCAGACTATATAAAAGAGTATAAATCAGTTGAAAATGATGAAAAAAGTAGACTTTTAGTAGATATGAAACACGTTTATGATAAAAATAGTATTTGAAAAAGAAAAAAAACAGTTAGTGATTTAGAAAAAGTGATTGAGGAAATTGAAAAAGAAGAAAATAATAAATTAAATTATATTAATTTTAGCAATAATAAGGATCTTGATAAGGAAATAGAGATTTTAAAGCTTCAAAAAGAGATATTGGAATTAAAAGCTAAATTAGGAGAAAAGGATAAGGAAAGCGAAAATTAGTCTCATATTTTTAAAACAATAATAAGAGTTGTGTTATTATATTAATAAGCAAATAGATTGCTAGCAACACTAGCAATCTATTTTTAATTTAGAATCATGAACTATCTATTGCTAGTTTTTTATTTGCTCAGATAATTTCCCTATGAAAAATAGGAGGTAAATAAATGAAAAAATTATTAATTTTTTTAACTTTAATTAATTTAAATAGGTTATTTGTTATTAATAAAAAATATTTTAAATTGGGTAATGATATTATTAATATGAATTATAATAAAATAATTGACGACTATAATCCAACTTTTCCTGATATTGAAAGAAATACATCACAAAAAGATTTAAGTTATAAATATAATAAATTTCAACATGTAATAATAAAGTTATGATAAAGGTGAAAATTGGAAGGAAAATTTGAATAATTCGATAACTCTTTTTAATATTACTGATTATGCAAAAAATAATGAAGAGTTTGTTAAAAACTATAAAAATTTAACTATTAATGTTGAATTTAGTAGGTATTTCCATTATTGATGAAGAGGTTATGAACAATCTAATTCTACTCCAAGTTTAAATTTAGGTGGTAAAACTTAATTTTATTTTTATATCTAATCAAAAATAGTAGATTATTTATTATTAATACGACCACGTATTAAAAATATTTGCATAATTAATATTATTTGTTTATAATTTAAGTATTAGATTATATATAAATGAAGTAATTTGGAGAAAGCATGGAAAAGATAACTATAACCAAAAAATCACTTATAAATTATATTATTCTTGCTTTTTTTGGTTTGGCCTTTTTTGTTACTTCTTTAGTTGACCCTTTAAATAATGAAGAACTATATAAACGAATAACTATAATAAAGATAATCTTTGGTATTTTTATAGTTTTATGAATACTTGTGAAATTTTATTTGGAAATGTCAAGATTAATTAAAAGATTCAGAGTTAGTTATGGAATGGTTAAGAGTTATGATTGGTTTTTAAGATTTGAAAATCTATGAACTTTTACAAAAACAATACTTTTAATAACTCCTTTTTTGACTTTAAATATATATTGATTATTGACAGTTTCTAACACCATTGAGGATTTTGAAGTATTTTCACTTGAATTAGCTAATAATTTATCTAATAAATATCTAAATAAATTTAGTTTTGTAATTGATCAGAAAATATTTTTAATTGGTGCAACATTTATGTGAGCTATATTTTCTTCATTGTTTTTTGCTACCTTATTTTATATTGGATATAAAATTGCTATGGTTCGTTTTACAAATAGATTAAGAAAAAACATTGAAAAAATATCAAGTAATTGTAAAAAAACAGAAGAATGCAGTAAATTGCTAGGTGTTAATGAAAAAGAAATTAATGAAGAAATTGAAAATAGAGAAAAAACAACTATGACAACAAGAGAGTATAGAGTTTTTACTGTTGTAAAATACAAATTTTCTGAAATGTGAAAAGATGTTAAAAAAGGAACCTGACCACCACGAAGTAATTATTTCGGGGAATATTAATTTAATTTTACAAGTGTTATGACTTTATTTTTTTCATAACATTTGTTGTGAAAAAAATACTTATATTATCCATAATATAAAAGAGTTTATAACTCTTTTTTTTATTTAATTGGTATAATTAACCTAGTATTAAAGAGGGGCATATGAAAAAAGATATATTAGATAAAAAATATAATCATTTATTAGTTGAAAGTAACAAATATAAGAAATGATTAGAATTAGATTTATTTAAAGCAAAACAAGATAATAAAAAACCTAAATTTTCAATTGTTATTCCTCCTCCAAATGTTACGGGAAAGTTACATTTAGGTCATGCTTGAGATGGTGCGTTACAAGATTTATTAATTAGATACAAAAAACTTAGTGGTTTTGATACAATATGAATTCCTGGTATGGATCATGCAGGTATTGCAACCCAAGCAAAAGTGGAAGAAAGACTTAGAAAAAACAATATATCAAGATATGATTTAGGTAGAGAGAAATTTATTGATAAGGTTTGAGAATGAAAGGAAGAATATAGTCAAAATATAAGACAACAATGAGCCAAATTAGGCTTATCTTTAGATTATTCAAAAGAAAAATTTACTTACTCAGATGAACTTAATAAAATAGTAAATTATGTTTTTGTTGAAATGTATAATAAAAACCTTATATATCGTGGTGAAAGAATAATCAATTGAGATCCAAAACAAAAAACTGCACTTTCTAATATTGAAGT carries:
- a CDS encoding lipoprotein yields the protein MKKLITILSTIGLTSTLTTNIISCGTDSNNTINGEENIGGSTTPPGGGEQIPPSP
- a CDS encoding lipoprotein, whose amino-acid sequence is MKKLLSLIATMGIVSSTSTMVISCGNSTDSTDSQNDKTDLSKMTTKELGTLEGKTDLPTLDQIVKAINEKNANYGLTTADVKLDGTNSVSSAKLIAIETSKKFNGSVTVTYTYKKNVIKDLSTLPIKDLGNINGVGDLPSIDEVLGQAKVKNPEWDLKYSEIEFDGTPTVEKAKIKAKSESNLFSGTVEVSYKFTKVGKRDLKDLKVKDLGNIISTQDLVTSVTLDEIITAINSKNDGWILTTKDVKLSGSATKNKAKLEAVENSASFSGNVEVNYTFRICFNVSMLEDVINKNGIGGAARPNELNIGFLMVPSYKKAEIMNSFKRFVVPLLKMAEMLGIVISYDQILEVANIDLLDDQGNVVNNETGAKPVAKMKLSAKVGKENSLDGVHIKGEGNISLKTQKAVSEIAKQKELVDIKPSDSTDYTVKQTILNTFYEKNNITDANLKKQFDVTTKTETSATINTVFNSDYTPDNIDVTFKIVSQEENKRVIWDISKMSENDEGEFEPTVKITSEEKNTTLYTELFNCITNTKEQFKNYWTFEYMYAFTEGKQATYIFDNQEKYEAEFEGTIEAGTLSSTDFIKKFDTIFDINIDSSNSKIELSVKSGQENFALNGSLTLNYTK
- a CDS encoding ATP-binding cassette domain-containing protein, whose protein sequence is MFKIRINIIIYIIFAFLHILSYALIIYSEQKIIDNAQSKNWNIFLLFCILLITFMLVARVFNLLSNLIKAKFIQLYKNKLREFISLKIIDDYKKDKNFEIPISWYSLDVEQIEHSYLKELLGFLFNLIGVIIGIVFLGLYNYKLLLITILITFIIIVTSILFQKKINKLTLEVSEQNNKFLSIVKDICSGFSIFWQNLILLKFIHNINSESKKVENKIKRNYYIQSIQSESIYTISTTASILIFIFCGYLLYKNEISVGSVIAITQLSATFTFDSQAAFRGFFKMISGKKIVNKYYMYKNNEVKINYNIDKTFEFKSLETKNLEIKYNNINILKNINLHIEKKQKILIIGESGSGKTSFIKVFLKIINNYSGEVLINDLNLKEIGENELFKVFYYHEQFPHYFNDTLKNNLTLWNENIDNKKINKVLKDLNLNIKNENLDSFNEVQYSGGEKQRLLIARAVLSDKEFMIFDEPTSSLDENNANIVLNYLVKLNKTVIIISHKYDKEIIKYFDKVVNLNEYK
- a CDS encoding glycosyl hydrolase family 18 protein, yielding MKKILTSLASMTLTSCSLIYTISCDSNEKDNQNQSKPETPTNPDPETPTNPDPETPTNPDPETPTWNNKNLLIGYWYDWGGTYQEKVKLSDINLSYDVVNLSFLYTSKSYEMPSFSPVNPTEVKEGVKKLHQNNKKVLISMGGQTGEAMRFREDQKDNLKNTILNVIKEYELDGLDIDWEGSCLADRISQNVTSQALIEIKEQWKKENKEFFITMAPELPYLKTSTENSGGSYIPFFKKLDGYYNWINPQFYNGWAFGPYVEQEEASELGLGYGSVITNDDKEKRAEFYYLMTKYLTIKHSNLNGFYLIDPNKFVLGASTNEPAGRGAANEIAIKRTYELLKKNNIKIRGLMTWALNYDAYEGEIDSTLNGKEYFKKWSFANWYLQTFANQNIK